Below is a genomic region from Deltaproteobacteria bacterium.
CTGCTAGTTTGAGGGCAAAGGTGTCAGTGATATCCGAGCGATAGTTTATGTCTTCCGCAGCCCAGAACAGTATCTCCTCTACTTTGTGGGGCTCCAGACCTTCCTCGAGAAGGTCTGGATACGACAGATGATCCCTGGCATAGGGAAACACTGCATCCAGGGTAACCTGGCCGGCGATGCGGTGGTCACGATGCCACAGGTAGCGCCGATAGGGATCCAGGGTGACCACCACCCTGGGCCGAAAAATGCGCAGCCAGCGAACAATTTGTTTGCGAAATTCCGGGGTGTCTTCCAGGCCTTGGTCAGGATAACCCAGAAATACCACCTCTCTGACTCCCAGGATCTCTGCAGCAGCAAGCTGTTCTTTCTGTCTGATCTGCGCCAGTTGCTCAGGTTTGACGCTGCGGTCCGCTGTACCCTTGTCGCCGTTGGTGCAGACAAGGTAGGCAACCTGCTTGCCCTGCCGCACCCAGCGAGCCACTGTTCCGGCCGCCCCGAATTCGGCGTCATCTGGATGAGCAGTAACCACCAGTACGTCAACTGTCTCTTTCATCCCGACCTCCCGCTATTGCTTGCTCCGCGAAGGAAAGCTTGTGAATAGAAGCATGGACTGCTACGACGTGCCTGCAACCTGCTCAACCAGCATTGGAACCGGCTGGTCGGCTCAGTTTCTCACAGCATGGTATTCCCTGAACACCGTGCGGTACTGCTCTATCATTGCTGTGGCTACGCGCGCCCAGCTGTATTGCTGCACTGAGGCACGGATCTTCTCGGGCGACAGAGTGTGCCTCCTGGCAATGAAAGAGTCGATGCCGCTTGCCAACAACCTGGCTGAACCGTTGCCCACTAGATGTCCAGTCTCGCCCTGGCGCAGGACGTCTTCCATGGCTCCCACCCGGGTGGCGACCACAGGCGTGCCCGAAGCAAGAGCTTCCAGGGCCACAAGGCCGAAGCTCTCATAACGGGATGGCAGTACCAGAACATCTGCAGCACTGTAGTATGGCGGCAGATCAGTTTGTGGCAGACTACCAGTAAAAGTTACCCGCTGGTGGATTCCCAGCTGGCGGCAAATTCTCTGCAGGTTTCGGGTCTCTGCTGTGTCCGGGCCGTCGCCACCAACTAGCACCAGTCGCAGCCACGGCAGGTGCTGCAGGTATTTTACCGCCTCCAGCAGCCTTTCTATGCCTTTCAAAGGAACAAATCTCCCCACATACAGGATGATTGCTTCATCCGGGTCAAAAGCAAGCTGCTCTCTAGCGGCAAGTTTGTCAATTGGCCGAAAAATATCAAGGTTTACGCCACAAGGAACCACGTCAACTGCCTCGGCGGCAACATCATAGTGCTGTTGCAATTGTTGCTTTTCACTGTCTGTGGCCACCAGGATGCGCTGGCAAGTTTTCGCCAGTCGCATCTCAGCGTCTATGCGAAGCCGTGGTTCTCTTTCCTCAGCAGTTGCACCGTTTTTCATGGCAGCAACTGTGTGAAACATGAACATATGAGGTATGAGCCATCTTTGCTGGGCCATCTGTCCCACTTCTCCCGAGAGCCAGTAGTGGCTGTGGATGATGTCATAGGAAAGAGATTTTTCCCAGCGCAATCGATCCATCTTCTGGAAGAACTCGTCCAGATGGCTATAGAGAGCCATTTTGTCCTCTGGGTTGCCATTGCCTGTTTTCACATGGAGCAAGCGCACATTGTCAGCCAGTGTGACGCTCTTGCCA
It encodes:
- a CDS encoding PIG-L family deacetylase, which codes for MKETVDVLVVTAHPDDAEFGAAGTVARWVRQGKQVAYLVCTNGDKGTADRSVKPEQLAQIRQKEQLAAAEILGVREVVFLGYPDQGLEDTPEFRKQIVRWLRIFRPRVVVTLDPYRRYLWHRDHRIAGQVTLDAVFPYARDHLSYPDLLEEGLEPHKVEEILFWAAEDINYRSDITDTFALKLAALRCHQSQIQGFPNPEDLDGWLRQRCREMAQGEDFELAEAFHRLVFPW
- a CDS encoding glycosyltransferase; this encodes MPTKTLKIAMLSVHASPLGRLGTRDTGGMSVYVQELAVALGKRGHRVDIYTRHHGGGSGKSVTLADNVRLLHVKTGNGNPEDKMALYSHLDEFFQKMDRLRWEKSLSYDIIHSHYWLSGEVGQMAQQRWLIPHMFMFHTVAAMKNGATAEEREPRLRIDAEMRLAKTCQRILVATDSEKQQLQQHYDVAAEAVDVVPCGVNLDIFRPIDKLAAREQLAFDPDEAIILYVGRFVPLKGIERLLEAVKYLQHLPWLRLVLVGGDGPDTAETRNLQRICRQLGIHQRVTFTGSLPQTDLPPYYSAADVLVLPSRYESFGLVALEALASGTPVVATRVGAMEDVLRQGETGHLVGNGSARLLASGIDSFIARRHTLSPEKIRASVQQYSWARVATAMIEQYRTVFREYHAVRN